The Nakamurella deserti genome contains a region encoding:
- a CDS encoding cation:proton antiporter: MTGQPLGALLVVMAVAVAAPIVSRLLPGRPPQVLFLILGGVLIGPAVAGVADPAQVGLISGLGLGFLFLLAGYELDPRLLVQKAGRQALWAWAISAVAAAAIVGGLAAVGFVTAFVPVAIGLTTTALGTLLPILREQGMLAGAFGRFVFAAGAVGEIMPILAISLFLGAHDSWWEALIIASIAAFAFVIAWLVKLLSHTRVAAIVGENRHATSQLTLRITVVLLIGLLLITQQFGVEAALGAFFAGMVLRRTAHASEELDDKLDAVGYGVFIPVFFVSSGMALDVRSIAENPARLLVFLALLLVVRGVPAMVVYRRTLVVRERVQLMFLTATALPLLVALAEIGRSSGAMLPENAAALVGAGVLSVAVFPLVATRLGRPAAASGGGRRPGGPATGVSRLRRARAGRRPVRGAAGSHREH; the protein is encoded by the coding sequence GTGACCGGCCAGCCGCTCGGCGCGCTGCTCGTCGTGATGGCCGTGGCGGTCGCCGCCCCCATCGTGTCCCGGCTGCTCCCCGGCCGCCCGCCGCAGGTGCTCTTCCTGATCCTCGGCGGGGTGCTGATCGGCCCGGCGGTCGCCGGCGTGGCCGACCCGGCCCAGGTCGGGCTCATCTCCGGACTCGGCCTGGGCTTCCTGTTCCTGCTCGCCGGGTACGAGCTCGATCCGCGGTTGCTGGTTCAGAAGGCGGGCCGGCAGGCCCTGTGGGCCTGGGCGATCAGCGCGGTGGCCGCCGCGGCCATCGTGGGCGGGCTGGCGGCGGTCGGGTTCGTCACGGCCTTCGTCCCGGTGGCGATCGGTCTCACCACGACCGCCCTGGGCACGCTGCTGCCCATCCTGCGGGAGCAGGGGATGCTCGCCGGGGCGTTCGGCCGGTTCGTCTTCGCGGCCGGCGCGGTCGGCGAGATCATGCCGATCCTGGCCATCTCGCTGTTCCTCGGAGCGCACGACTCCTGGTGGGAGGCGCTGATCATCGCCTCGATCGCGGCGTTCGCCTTCGTCATCGCCTGGCTGGTGAAGCTGCTCTCGCACACCCGGGTCGCGGCCATCGTCGGGGAGAACCGGCACGCGACGTCACAGCTGACCCTGCGGATCACCGTGGTGCTGCTGATCGGTCTGTTGCTGATCACCCAGCAGTTCGGCGTGGAGGCCGCGCTGGGCGCGTTCTTCGCCGGCATGGTGCTGCGGCGCACCGCGCACGCGAGCGAGGAACTCGACGACAAGCTCGACGCGGTCGGCTACGGCGTCTTCATCCCGGTGTTCTTCGTCAGTTCCGGGATGGCGCTGGACGTGCGCTCGATCGCGGAGAACCCGGCGCGGCTGTTGGTCTTCCTCGCGCTGCTGCTCGTCGTCCGGGGGGTTCCGGCGATGGTGGTCTACCGCCGGACGCTGGTGGTCCGCGAGCGGGTGCAGTTGATGTTCCTGACCGCGACGGCGCTGCCGCTGCTGGTCGCGCTGGCCGAGATCGGCCGCAGCTCGGGTGCGATGCTGCCCGAGAACGCCGCCGCACTCGTCGGGGCGGGGGTGCTCTCGGTGGCGGTCTTCCCCCTCGTCGCCACCCGGCTCGGGCGGCCGGCCGCGGCGTCCGGCGGGGGCCGCCGACCCGGCGGGCCGGCCACGGGGGTCAGTCGCCTTCGGCGAGCCCGCGCAGGTAGGCGGCCTGTCCGAGGTGCTGCAGGCAGTCACCGAGAACACTGA